TCTATTAGTTCCAGACCCAGACCTTCACATATTTCTTTAGATAATTCTACCTGCACTACTGAATTGGCTTCACCTGCATTATAGATTGTTCCTACTCTTTCAGCCTGCGGGAAAAACTGTGGTATTAGCTTTAATTGTGCTTCATTTGGAGCCGCATCAGACATTCCGGTTACATTATTTCCAGAACTTTCCCAACTTTCTGCAATATTTGCAGCCACCGGATCTGTAATTGCCCCAATAATTATAGGTATCTCTTCGGTAACTTGAGCAGCTGCCTGAGCTATAGGGGTTGAAATAGCATATATTATATCTACATTATCATCTTTAAATTTTTGGGCAATTGAAATAGCATTACTAAATTCCCCCTGGGCATTTTGGAAATCATAAATCACATCTTCACCAGTAACATATCCTGCTTTTTCCATTCCATCAACAAACCCGTCACGACAATTATCCAGTGCCGGGTGCTCTACAATCTGGCTAACTCCAATTTTTATCGGAGCCGCAAAAACTGCAGTACTCGTTAATAAAAAAGTTAATATAATTACTACTACACCAATTATCATAAAAACTTCTGATTTTTTTGAATTTGTTCTCATCTCATTTCCTCCTTTTTTTTATAAAGAACTTTTCAATAAAATTACTGTAAACATTGTTTTTTGTTTAAATTGTTTATCATCCCCTTTCCTTTAAAATAAAAAACCACGAATGTTTAATACACCCGTGGTTAAAAATAAAACCACAGGAACTTACCTGAGGTAAATGCCTGTGGTTTATTAATCTTAATAGATTTTACTTACTACTATTAAAACCGATGGCACTTACCCCGGAATATAATAGTAGTAAAAATAATTATTCTTTTGTCGCGTTATTTTGTTTATATTTTTCATAATCTCAACTAACTCTTTTATATTGGTTATTATTGTAACCACTTACTGTAAAAAAGTCAATACAG
The sequence above is drawn from the Atribacterota bacterium genome and encodes:
- a CDS encoding ABC transporter substrate-binding protein, encoding MRTNSKKSEVFMIIGVVVIILTFLLTSTAVFAAPIKIGVSQIVEHPALDNCRDGFVDGMEKAGYVTGEDVIYDFQNAQGEFSNAISIAQKFKDDNVDIIYAISTPIAQAAAQVTEEIPIIIGAITDPVAANIAESWESSGNNVTGMSDAAPNEAQLKLIPQFFPQAERVGTIYNAGEANSVVQVELSKEICEGLGLELIEATVSNSNEVLMAAQSLAGRVDVFYIVTDNVAVSAISSIVKVSLDEKIPIILADPTNVSDGGFASFGIDYFTLGQKSAEKALQILEGKQPSEIPIGKLDQPEQLKFVINMDIAEQLGLTVPSELLADADSIVFGGLSWNKSE